A region from the Pseudomonas cucumis genome encodes:
- a CDS encoding LysR family transcriptional regulator, whose product MSNHPDLSELDAFAAVARHRSFRKAADERGVSASALSHAMRALEARLGIRLLNRTTRSVTPTEAGQQLLATLVPTLHQVADVLAHLTSLQEVPAGKLRLNVARPAARIVFAKVLAPFVARYPRIQLDLITDDGLTDIVNGGFDAGVRFGESLAGDMIAVPVGAPQSFVTVAADAYLAEKGIAHAPRDLLEHACIARRFPSGKLYAWEYQAGGQPIRLSVTGPLILEDDALMIQAAKDGAGIAYVYEELARDEIRHGHLREILQEWKAPPSRFFLYYPSRRHVPPALNALIEFIRAGDLRT is encoded by the coding sequence ATGAGTAATCACCCCGATCTCTCTGAACTCGACGCCTTTGCCGCCGTTGCTCGCCATCGCAGCTTCCGCAAGGCCGCCGACGAGCGTGGCGTTTCGGCTTCCGCGTTGAGTCACGCGATGCGAGCGTTGGAGGCACGCCTGGGCATCAGGCTGCTGAACCGAACCACTCGTAGCGTGACCCCGACCGAGGCCGGCCAACAGCTATTGGCGACGCTGGTCCCGACCCTGCACCAGGTTGCCGACGTATTGGCGCACTTGACCTCGCTACAGGAAGTGCCCGCTGGCAAACTCCGCCTCAACGTGGCGCGCCCGGCGGCTCGTATCGTGTTTGCGAAAGTGCTCGCGCCCTTCGTGGCCAGGTATCCACGTATTCAGTTGGACCTGATCACCGACGATGGATTGACCGATATCGTGAACGGCGGATTTGACGCTGGAGTCCGCTTTGGTGAAAGCCTGGCCGGCGACATGATCGCAGTCCCTGTCGGCGCCCCTCAATCGTTCGTGACCGTTGCTGCGGATGCCTATCTGGCCGAAAAGGGGATCGCGCACGCCCCCCGCGACTTGCTCGAGCATGCGTGCATTGCCAGGCGTTTTCCCAGTGGCAAACTTTACGCCTGGGAGTATCAGGCAGGCGGTCAACCGATACGGTTATCCGTCACAGGCCCGCTCATTCTGGAAGACGATGCGCTGATGATCCAGGCGGCGAAAGATGGCGCTGGGATTGCCTATGTCTACGAGGAGCTGGCGCGCGACGAAATCCGCCACGGGCATCTCAGAGAAATACTCCAGGAATGGAAAGCACCGCCAAGCCGATTCTTTCTTTATTACCCCAGCCGGCGCCATGTGCCACCGGCCTTGAACGCGCTGATCGAATTCATCAGAGCGGGTGACTTGCGAACCTGA
- a CDS encoding aldo/keto reductase, translated as MQKNRLGSSDFLISPIGLGTWAIAGTGWEYSWGAQDDKDSLGALEYAIERGVNWIDTAAVYGLGHAEQLVGQLLRRVPVSRRPLVFTKGSLVWDPVTKQISHSLAPQSLLAEIDASLRRLQVETIDLYQIHWPAFPADASSEGIEMALSALAAARDQGKIRAIGVSNFDVAQLKRAQAVTEIVSLQPPYSALMRDIEKDVLPFCEQAGLGVLAYSTLQSGLLSGSMTRERISQLPEDDWRKARSADFQEPRLSANLTLVDVMARIGERHGVSAAAVAIAWVLRQPVVTGAIVGARRPAQVDGLIAASALRLSAAEIDEIRPFLPSGMGTNVPGAVA; from the coding sequence ATGCAAAAGAATCGTCTTGGATCATCGGATTTTCTGATTTCGCCTATTGGCCTGGGGACGTGGGCAATCGCTGGCACAGGTTGGGAATACAGTTGGGGAGCGCAGGATGACAAAGACAGCCTGGGCGCACTTGAGTATGCCATCGAACGCGGCGTGAACTGGATTGATACTGCTGCGGTTTATGGCTTGGGCCATGCGGAGCAATTAGTGGGGCAATTGCTGCGTCGGGTGCCGGTCTCGCGGCGTCCTTTGGTGTTCACCAAAGGCAGCCTGGTCTGGGACCCGGTCACGAAGCAGATTTCGCACTCCCTGGCCCCCCAATCGTTGCTCGCCGAGATCGACGCAAGCTTGCGCAGGCTCCAAGTCGAGACTATCGATCTGTATCAGATCCACTGGCCTGCCTTTCCTGCCGACGCAAGCAGTGAAGGTATTGAAATGGCGCTTTCGGCTTTGGCAGCCGCGCGCGATCAAGGAAAAATTCGCGCTATCGGCGTATCGAATTTCGATGTCGCTCAACTCAAGCGGGCGCAGGCGGTGACAGAGATCGTTTCGCTCCAGCCGCCGTATTCCGCCTTGATGCGGGACATAGAGAAAGACGTCCTGCCATTCTGTGAGCAGGCCGGGTTGGGGGTCCTTGCCTATTCCACACTTCAATCGGGGCTACTGTCCGGCAGCATGACGCGCGAACGCATCTCGCAACTGCCCGAAGACGATTGGCGCAAGGCCCGAAGTGCTGATTTCCAGGAGCCCCGTTTGAGTGCGAATCTGACTTTGGTTGACGTTATGGCACGCATTGGAGAAAGGCACGGGGTGAGTGCTGCGGCGGTCGCTATCGCCTGGGTACTTCGCCAACCGGTAGTGACGGGCGCCATTGTCGGAGCCCGCCGCCCAGCACAAGTCGACGGGCTGATAGCAGCCTCGGCGTTGCGCCTTAGCGCCGCGGAAATCGACGAAATCCGACCGTTCCTGCCGTCGGGCATGGGAACAAATGTTCCTGGCGCCGTGGCCTGA
- a CDS encoding DHA2 family efflux MFS transporter permease subunit — protein sequence MNTVASATRSNASVTTGVLLMAGIVLATLTEAIASTVLALGRSDIIGDTYATPDEFAWLDVGYIAFKLIGFMTAPWLLKRFNSRHVMISSTLVMGLACGIAAITARLDLLIALRVIQGFAGGTLLVGGQAIIFRAYPRSLQPILQALFAMGSVVAPATLAPAFQGWLIDSQSWTWIFFSVVPIALVASGLVLIADGPMPAKVRHRPFDWIGFSLISATLFCFTYVLSQGSRWDWFEEPRIFWLTVIGAAALLAFLGQQVLAKGQGLLDFTLFKSSDFSFAFIVSFVAGAALFGSAYLIPAFALSVLGFTPTDAGQLLLPSGAFFVGALLISAWLMQARRVAPFATVPFGILMIMVAMWMLSGSTSESGADDMMAAILLRGLGLGFLFLSITLIAFSHLNSRNLASGIGLFNTGRQLGGLIGVAGLQTLIDHNVVNNAAVLGANVTPGGAAVIERMTTTTAMLSAKGMDAVAAGRAATSLLGRLVTSQSTVIAFDTAFIAVALLFVIAAPILVGIKIGFARYEKVRASRAVA from the coding sequence ATGAACACGGTTGCCAGCGCCACGCGCAGCAACGCCAGCGTTACGACCGGTGTCCTGCTCATGGCGGGCATCGTGCTTGCCACGCTGACGGAAGCGATCGCCAGCACCGTTCTGGCGCTCGGACGCAGCGACATCATCGGCGACACCTATGCAACGCCAGATGAGTTTGCCTGGTTGGATGTCGGCTACATCGCGTTCAAGCTGATCGGGTTCATGACCGCGCCTTGGCTGCTGAAGCGTTTTAATTCGCGTCATGTGATGATCAGCTCAACCCTGGTCATGGGCCTGGCGTGCGGCATTGCCGCCATCACCGCTCGGCTGGATCTGTTGATTGCACTTCGAGTTATTCAGGGCTTCGCTGGCGGCACCCTGCTGGTCGGGGGGCAGGCGATCATCTTTCGCGCTTATCCGCGGTCCCTTCAGCCAATCCTCCAGGCTCTGTTTGCCATGGGTTCCGTTGTCGCGCCCGCGACGCTCGCCCCGGCGTTTCAAGGATGGTTGATCGATAGCCAGTCCTGGACATGGATCTTCTTCAGCGTTGTGCCGATTGCCTTGGTGGCTAGCGGGCTGGTGCTGATCGCAGACGGCCCGATGCCCGCCAAGGTCCGACACCGTCCGTTTGACTGGATCGGCTTCTCGCTGATCTCCGCCACCTTGTTCTGTTTCACCTACGTTCTTAGCCAGGGCAGCCGATGGGACTGGTTCGAGGAGCCTCGCATCTTTTGGCTAACGGTGATTGGCGCAGCCGCTCTGCTGGCATTTCTCGGCCAACAAGTGCTGGCCAAAGGGCAGGGGCTGCTCGATTTCACCCTGTTCAAATCGAGCGATTTTTCCTTCGCCTTTATCGTCAGTTTTGTCGCCGGCGCCGCCTTGTTCGGCAGCGCCTACCTGATTCCGGCGTTCGCTCTATCGGTCCTCGGGTTCACGCCTACCGATGCCGGTCAGCTGCTGTTGCCCAGTGGCGCGTTTTTTGTCGGTGCGCTTCTCATATCGGCCTGGCTCATGCAGGCCCGCCGCGTTGCGCCATTCGCCACCGTGCCCTTTGGAATCCTGATGATCATGGTAGCGATGTGGATGCTGTCCGGTTCGACCAGCGAAAGCGGCGCGGACGACATGATGGCGGCTATCCTGTTGCGCGGGTTGGGGCTTGGCTTCCTGTTTCTATCGATCACGCTGATCGCCTTCAGCCACCTCAACAGCCGAAACCTCGCCAGTGGAATAGGCCTTTTCAATACGGGTCGCCAGTTAGGTGGCCTTATCGGCGTCGCAGGGCTCCAGACCCTGATCGACCATAACGTCGTCAACAATGCCGCGGTCCTCGGCGCCAACGTCACGCCGGGCGGGGCCGCGGTCATCGAACGGATGACGACCACGACAGCCATGCTGAGCGCGAAAGGAATGGATGCAGTGGCCGCTGGCCGAGCAGCGACGAGCCTTCTGGGCCGGTTAGTGACAAGTCAGTCCACGGTAATTGCCTTCGACACAGCGTTCATCGCCGTGGCCCTGCTTTTTGTAATCGCGGCCCCCATTCTGGTTGGCATCAAGATCGGATTCGCGCGATACGAGAAAGTGCGTGCTTCGCGAGCTGTAGCGTGA
- a CDS encoding HlyD family secretion protein, with protein sequence MNSLQDKAAIATGASVETPVVVARQSKRKMIGILLCIGAVVVLAGGWAMAFSSGSTSTDNAYVRGDLTSLAAKVAGYVTAVEVEDNQTVRAGDVLFRIDDRDYRARLAQAVANVSAAEARLTHVDAETQLQRALIRQAEAQRRSASAEMNLATKTHDRSQKLIVSNAVSQALVDETGTARSRAEATVSAASATVEAQQQRITVLVAQREAAVAAVAQAQAARDLAQIDLDSTVVHAPVDGVIGNRQVRVGRFVTPGVSLLDIVPVNDVWVVANFKETQLEHIRPGQRVRITVDGYPDGALEGVVDSFAPGSGSAFSLLPTDNATGNFVRVVQRVPVKIRLAHNPLPGRIVPGLSARVEVAQGEGS encoded by the coding sequence ATGAACTCGCTACAGGACAAGGCCGCCATTGCCACCGGCGCAAGCGTCGAGACTCCTGTCGTGGTGGCGCGGCAAAGCAAGAGAAAGATGATCGGCATCCTGCTGTGCATCGGTGCCGTGGTGGTTTTGGCTGGCGGATGGGCCATGGCGTTTTCGAGCGGTTCGACCTCCACCGATAACGCTTATGTGCGCGGCGACCTCACCTCGCTCGCGGCCAAGGTTGCCGGCTATGTCACGGCGGTAGAGGTCGAGGACAACCAGACCGTCCGGGCGGGTGACGTCCTGTTCCGGATTGACGATCGGGACTATCGCGCACGGCTCGCGCAGGCGGTGGCCAATGTCAGCGCAGCCGAGGCGCGCCTGACCCACGTCGATGCCGAAACCCAGCTTCAGCGTGCCCTGATTCGACAGGCCGAAGCCCAGCGACGCTCGGCCTCCGCCGAGATGAATCTGGCGACCAAGACCCATGATCGCAGCCAAAAACTTATCGTCAGCAACGCGGTCAGCCAGGCCCTCGTCGATGAAACCGGCACGGCACGCTCCAGAGCCGAGGCGACGGTCTCGGCGGCGTCGGCAACGGTCGAGGCTCAACAGCAACGCATCACCGTCCTTGTGGCCCAGCGAGAAGCTGCCGTTGCTGCCGTGGCGCAGGCGCAGGCCGCGCGCGATCTGGCCCAGATCGATCTCGACAGCACCGTGGTACACGCGCCTGTTGATGGCGTTATCGGTAACCGTCAGGTCCGCGTCGGCCGGTTCGTTACGCCGGGTGTTTCGTTGCTCGATATCGTGCCGGTCAATGATGTGTGGGTCGTGGCGAACTTCAAGGAAACCCAGCTCGAACATATCCGCCCCGGTCAGCGCGTGCGCATCACGGTCGACGGCTATCCCGACGGGGCACTTGAAGGCGTGGTCGACAGCTTTGCACCGGGTAGTGGGTCGGCGTTCAGCTTGCTGCCCACAGACAACGCGACAGGAAACTTTGTGCGTGTCGTGCAGCGGGTTCCGGTAAAGATCCGGCTTGCCCACAACCCGTTGCCGGGCCGTATCGTCCCAGGCCTGTCCGCGCGTGTCGAGGTTGCGCAAGGGGAGGGCTCATGA
- a CDS encoding cupin domain-containing protein, with protein MVTRYLLAAAFAALSISAASATEPPAGKVSVVFDRPIPNIPGKSMRGVLVEYGPGAASPSHTHPKTAFIYATVLEGSFRIKVKGEPEKIYNVGENFVEEPGSVHEVSANASDTKPARLLAVFVLDSNEKELVTPIKK; from the coding sequence ATGGTTACCCGATATCTCTTGGCCGCTGCCTTCGCAGCGCTGTCGATCAGCGCAGCGTCGGCCACCGAACCGCCCGCAGGCAAGGTCTCGGTCGTATTCGACCGTCCCATTCCCAACATCCCCGGCAAGAGCATGAGGGGCGTGCTGGTCGAGTACGGGCCGGGCGCCGCGTCGCCGTCCCACACCCATCCGAAAACGGCCTTCATTTATGCAACGGTCCTGGAGGGCTCGTTTCGCATCAAAGTCAAAGGCGAACCGGAAAAGATCTACAACGTCGGCGAAAACTTCGTAGAGGAGCCGGGCTCCGTGCACGAAGTCAGCGCCAACGCCAGCGACACGAAACCCGCACGCCTGCTGGCCGTGTTTGTCCTCGACAGCAACGAAAAGGAACTCGTTACACCTATTAAGAAGTGA
- a CDS encoding SDR family oxidoreductase, whose product MKIVVIGGTGLIGSKLVQNLRERGHDALAAAPSTGVNSITREGLAQAMDGADIVVDVANAPSWEDQAVLDFFETSSRNLLAAEAAAGVRHHVALSIVGSERLPENGYFRAKVAQENLIKASGIPYTILRATQFFEFVDGIAQAATVGEEVCVSPALIQPMASDDVVAALTEVTLAAPVNGTVEVAGPEAMPLDELVRRFLRATQDTRKVVPDVHARYFGSVLDDQSLTPGKNPRLGAIRFQDWLGQSTAR is encoded by the coding sequence ATGAAGATCGTCGTCATTGGAGGCACCGGCCTCATCGGATCGAAACTTGTGCAGAACCTCCGCGAGCGCGGCCATGACGCGCTCGCAGCCGCCCCCAGCACGGGCGTAAATAGCATCACCCGCGAGGGCCTGGCCCAAGCGATGGATGGCGCCGATATCGTCGTCGACGTGGCGAACGCGCCTTCGTGGGAAGACCAGGCCGTTCTCGATTTCTTCGAAACGTCGAGCCGTAACCTGCTGGCTGCCGAGGCGGCCGCTGGGGTTCGCCATCACGTTGCCCTGTCGATCGTCGGCAGTGAACGGCTGCCCGAGAATGGCTATTTCCGGGCCAAAGTCGCGCAGGAAAACCTGATCAAGGCGTCCGGCATTCCTTACACCATTCTGCGTGCCACACAGTTCTTCGAGTTTGTCGACGGCATTGCGCAGGCGGCCACCGTCGGCGAGGAAGTTTGCGTATCGCCGGCACTGATCCAGCCGATGGCGTCCGACGACGTGGTAGCGGCGCTCACCGAGGTCACGCTGGCAGCGCCGGTCAATGGCACAGTCGAAGTCGCCGGTCCCGAGGCCATGCCGCTCGACGAACTGGTCAGACGCTTCCTGCGGGCCACTCAGGACACGCGCAAGGTCGTGCCGGATGTGCACGCGCGCTACTTCGGTTCGGTGCTCGACGATCAATCGCTGACCCCCGGCAAGAACCCGCGCCTGGGCGCGATCCGCTTCCAGGACTGGCTCGGTCAGTCGACGGCTCGGTGA
- a CDS encoding winged helix-turn-helix domain-containing protein, translating into MPFVFEDYVLDQERRELTLRGHVVAVGPQVFDLLLQLVSNRDRVVSKDDLLNAVWSGRIVSESTITSHINAVRKAIGDTGEEQRLVRTVPRKGYRFVGEIKVDEIGEARQPDIEEPTPEDLKQTPPPTLVLPDKPSITVLPFQNLSGDPEQEYFADGMVEDIIAALSRIRWLFVIARNSSFTYKGRDVDVQGVGQTLGVRYVLEGSVRKSGNKIRITGQLIDATTGTHIWAERFEGMLHDIFELQDQIAENVVGAIAPQLERAEIERAKRKPTESLDAYDYYLRGMAKLHNGTREAIEEALPLFYKAIELDPEFASAYGMAAWCHFWRKLNGWMTDRPQEIAEGARLARLAVELGRDDAVALTRGGHALAHLAGDVDGGIALLDRARLLNPNLAPAWFLGGILRALRGEADAAIKDLTHAVRLSPLDPEMFRMQVGMALAHFFAGRFDPASDWAEKALRNLPCLLASVALIAASHALSGRMDKAKQAMQRLHELDPSLRVSNLKDWLPIQRSEDLKRFADGLRLAGLPE; encoded by the coding sequence TTGCCATTCGTGTTTGAAGACTACGTGCTCGATCAAGAGCGCCGGGAACTGACCTTGCGCGGACACGTGGTGGCTGTCGGGCCGCAGGTCTTCGATCTATTGCTGCAGCTCGTCAGCAACCGCGATCGCGTCGTCAGCAAGGACGACCTGCTCAACGCCGTGTGGAGCGGTCGGATCGTCTCGGAATCGACCATCACCAGCCACATCAATGCGGTGCGCAAGGCCATCGGCGATACCGGCGAGGAGCAGCGCCTGGTGCGCACGGTCCCCCGTAAGGGCTACCGCTTCGTCGGCGAGATCAAGGTGGATGAGATCGGCGAAGCGCGACAGCCTGACATCGAAGAACCCACGCCCGAGGACCTGAAGCAAACGCCTCCGCCCACGCTCGTCCTGCCGGACAAACCCTCCATTACCGTCCTGCCCTTCCAGAACCTGAGCGGCGATCCAGAGCAGGAGTATTTCGCCGACGGCATGGTGGAGGACATCATCGCCGCCCTGTCGCGTATCCGCTGGCTGTTCGTCATCGCGCGCAATTCAAGCTTCACCTACAAGGGGCGGGACGTGGACGTCCAGGGCGTCGGCCAGACGCTCGGCGTGCGCTACGTGCTGGAAGGTAGCGTGCGCAAGTCCGGGAACAAGATACGCATCACCGGGCAGCTGATCGACGCGACCACCGGGACGCATATCTGGGCGGAGCGCTTCGAAGGAATGCTCCACGACATCTTCGAGCTGCAGGATCAAATCGCCGAAAACGTCGTCGGCGCCATAGCACCGCAACTGGAACGGGCGGAAATCGAGCGCGCCAAGCGCAAACCGACAGAAAGCCTGGACGCTTACGACTATTACCTGCGCGGAATGGCGAAACTGCACAACGGCACCCGCGAAGCCATCGAGGAAGCACTGCCGTTGTTCTACAAGGCCATCGAGCTCGATCCGGAGTTTGCATCGGCCTACGGCATGGCAGCCTGGTGCCACTTCTGGCGCAAGTTGAATGGCTGGATGACCGATCGGCCTCAAGAAATCGCCGAGGGCGCACGACTTGCGCGTTTGGCGGTGGAGCTCGGCCGGGATGATGCCGTGGCGCTGACGCGAGGCGGACATGCACTTGCCCACCTCGCCGGCGATGTCGATGGCGGCATTGCCCTGCTCGACAGGGCACGCCTGCTCAACCCCAACCTCGCCCCCGCCTGGTTCCTGGGCGGAATCCTGCGCGCACTGCGCGGCGAAGCAGATGCCGCCATCAAGGATTTGACCCATGCCGTTCGCTTGAGTCCGCTGGATCCGGAAATGTTCAGGATGCAGGTCGGGATGGCGCTCGCACACTTCTTCGCCGGGCGCTTCGATCCCGCTTCTGACTGGGCGGAAAAGGCGCTGAGGAACCTGCCCTGCCTCCTGGCATCGGTTGCCCTGATCGCGGCCAGTCATGCGCTCAGCGGACGCATGGACAAAGCGAAGCAGGCGATGCAGCGTTTGCACGAGCTGGATCCGTCTTTGCGTGTTTCTAATCTGAAGGATTGGTTGCCGATCCAGCGTTCTGAGGATTTAAAGCGGTTTGCTGATGGGTTGCGGCTGGCTGGGTTGCCGGAGTGA
- a CDS encoding DinB family protein, translating to MGRTNHICLMATYNDWMNAKVYEAARSLTDEELSVDRKAFFGSILGTLNHLVAGDTIWLKRFAKHPANHLALEPIRQLSAPQSLDQLLLSNIRELSAHRVWLDQVIVEWSRSITESDLDYTLNYTSMKGAPADKSFYGLVMHFFNHQTHHRGQVTTLLSQGGVDVGDTDLVVLIPSESRA from the coding sequence ATGGGCCGCACCAACCATATCTGTCTGATGGCGACCTATAATGATTGGATGAACGCAAAGGTTTATGAGGCAGCCAGAAGTCTGACAGATGAAGAGCTTTCAGTGGATAGGAAAGCATTCTTTGGTTCTATTCTCGGGACGTTGAACCATCTGGTGGCCGGGGACACTATCTGGCTAAAGCGATTTGCCAAGCACCCAGCGAATCACTTGGCTCTGGAGCCGATTCGACAGCTCTCTGCCCCCCAAAGCCTCGACCAGTTACTGCTATCAAATATCCGAGAACTTTCGGCACATCGCGTTTGGCTCGATCAGGTAATTGTCGAGTGGTCTCGCTCCATTACAGAGTCGGATTTAGATTACACCCTCAATTACACAAGCATGAAAGGAGCCCCCGCTGACAAGAGCTTTTATGGCTTGGTCATGCATTTCTTCAACCACCAGACTCATCACCGAGGCCAAGTTACTACTTTGCTATCACAAGGTGGTGTCGACGTAGGCGATACTGATCTGGTCGTCCTCATTCCTTCCGAGTCCCGCGCATAA
- a CDS encoding SH3 domain-containing protein, whose translation MNDTENERLSLLGSTEARNSSDQLKQLDEQAKAWGDNTQLRQIAEQAKAWGSNTQLKQLAEQAKAWGSDPQLKQLAEEINAWGSSTQLKQLAEQAKAWGSDPQLKQLAEEINAWGSSTRLKQLAEQAKAWGSDPRLKQLAEEINAWGSSTQLKQLAEQAKNWGNNGKLRQIAEQTLTWGLTFDVVVSELVARSGKSVEISTTELKSDQVIADIEGSVSIGDYFIGGAISAPSATPVLSIIPTWILYLWMICIAPALVVLTNWEAVRTGLVDINARMPQTKSIAELRRFIHSNLAGKPGDIRLVTRSDVRLRAAPGMKSTVIMTLPQYAPVVVLGKEDRTWLYVSYEHDGFLIDGYISTKFLKKIRK comes from the coding sequence ATGAACGATACGGAAAATGAACGTTTATCCCTTTTAGGTTCGACTGAGGCCCGGAATAGCAGCGATCAGTTGAAGCAACTTGATGAACAGGCTAAAGCTTGGGGCGACAACACTCAGTTGAGACAGATCGCTGAACAGGCCAAGGCTTGGGGTAGCAACACCCAGTTGAAGCAGCTTGCTGAGCAGGCGAAGGCCTGGGGTAGTGACCCTCAGTTGAAGCAGCTCGCCGAAGAGATCAATGCTTGGGGTAGCAGCACCCAGTTAAAGCAGCTCGCTGAGCAGGCGAAGGCCTGGGGTAGTGACCCTCAGTTGAAGCAGCTCGCCGAAGAGATCAATGCTTGGGGTAGCAGCACCCGGTTAAAGCAGCTCGCTGAGCAGGCGAAGGCCTGGGGTAGTGACCCTCGGTTGAAGCAGCTCGCCGAAGAGATCAATGCTTGGGGTAGCAGCACCCAGTTAAAGCAGCTCGCTGAGCAGGCCAAGAATTGGGGTAACAACGGTAAGTTGAGGCAGATCGCTGAACAGACGCTAACTTGGGGCTTAACGTTCGATGTAGTGGTAAGCGAGCTTGTCGCTCGATCTGGCAAGAGCGTAGAAATATCTACAACCGAGTTAAAATCGGACCAAGTTATTGCTGATATCGAAGGCTCGGTATCTATTGGGGACTACTTCATCGGTGGAGCGATCTCCGCCCCCAGTGCAACGCCAGTACTTTCAATAATTCCGACTTGGATCCTGTACTTGTGGATGATTTGTATTGCGCCTGCGTTGGTTGTGCTGACTAACTGGGAGGCAGTGCGAACGGGTTTGGTAGATATCAATGCGCGCATGCCGCAAACAAAATCCATCGCGGAATTAAGGCGTTTCATACACTCCAATCTCGCCGGCAAGCCAGGAGATATTCGTCTTGTCACTCGTTCTGACGTTCGACTTAGGGCGGCGCCGGGTATGAAGTCAACGGTGATAATGACCCTACCTCAATATGCTCCTGTGGTTGTCTTAGGAAAGGAGGACCGCACTTGGCTCTACGTATCATATGAGCATGATGGCTTCTTGATAGACGGTTACATTTCAACTAAATTTTTGAAGAAAATTAGAAAGTAG
- a CDS encoding LysR family transcriptional regulator, translated as METFVAVVEGGNFTEAAQRLEMSSVMVGKYVRELEGRLGARLLERTTRRQSLTDAGRVFYEDAKRALEHVRMAETSIERLRASPSGTLRISAPITFGSCVIAPLAATFQQLYPLVRIELELSNRVVDLIDEGFDLAIRIGDLGDADLIARPLTMYRMVICASPDYLARHGRPETPQDLSAHHCLSHTVWNTRNGWKLRGWDGVQLPMDPVFTCNDGNGLRIAAIAGAGLLLQPEVLVAHDLASGTLVPVLQAYLPEPHPIHIVHRHDRRPLPKLTHFIAHLLAHVAEQESS; from the coding sequence ATGGAAACCTTCGTTGCCGTCGTGGAGGGTGGCAACTTCACCGAGGCGGCGCAGAGACTTGAAATGTCGTCGGTAATGGTTGGAAAGTATGTGCGCGAACTGGAAGGACGCCTCGGTGCGCGCTTGCTTGAGCGCACCACACGACGCCAGAGCCTGACTGATGCTGGTCGCGTTTTTTACGAAGACGCCAAGCGTGCGCTTGAACACGTACGTATGGCCGAAACCTCGATCGAACGGTTGCGCGCTTCGCCATCCGGCACGTTGCGCATTAGCGCTCCAATCACCTTTGGCTCGTGTGTCATCGCTCCTCTGGCTGCGACTTTCCAGCAGCTATATCCGCTCGTGCGCATTGAACTGGAATTGAGCAATCGCGTCGTTGACCTCATTGACGAGGGTTTTGATCTGGCTATCCGCATTGGTGATCTGGGCGATGCCGACCTGATAGCAAGGCCGCTGACCATGTATCGCATGGTGATCTGTGCGTCACCGGACTACCTCGCCCGACATGGCCGCCCAGAGACACCACAGGACCTGAGCGCGCATCACTGCCTTTCTCACACAGTGTGGAACACCCGCAACGGCTGGAAACTCAGAGGCTGGGATGGGGTGCAGCTGCCAATGGACCCAGTCTTCACATGCAATGATGGCAACGGATTGCGCATCGCAGCGATCGCCGGTGCGGGATTGTTGCTGCAGCCCGAAGTTCTGGTGGCCCACGATCTGGCAAGCGGGACGTTGGTGCCGGTCCTGCAAGCCTACTTGCCCGAGCCACACCCTATCCATATCGTGCATCGACACGATCGGCGACCGCTGCCAAAACTCACCCATTTTATTGCGCATTTGCTCGCGCATGTGGCGGAGCAGGAGTCGTCCTAG
- a CDS encoding short chain dehydrogenase — protein sequence MKIVIIGAGGDVGRSVADELARGGKHEIIRVGRTQGDYQVDIASDDSVGALFKKIGQIDAIIATAGNVILAPIEKMTAADFNKGLQDKLLSQVRVALVGQHYLNDGGSITLTSGIAVDDPIAQGSNAAASNAGIEGFVRAAACDLSRGIRINAVSPTVLTESMDRFGPYFPGYESVPATRVAMAYRRSVEGVQSGRVYRVGH from the coding sequence ATGAAGATTGTGATAATTGGCGCCGGTGGTGATGTAGGTCGTTCCGTGGCAGATGAACTTGCGCGTGGCGGCAAACACGAAATCATCCGCGTCGGTCGCACCCAAGGTGACTATCAGGTTGACATCGCCAGTGATGACAGCGTGGGTGCGTTGTTCAAGAAGATCGGACAAATCGACGCCATCATTGCTACCGCAGGCAATGTAATCCTCGCTCCAATCGAAAAGATGACGGCGGCCGACTTCAACAAAGGCTTGCAGGACAAGCTGCTAAGTCAGGTGCGCGTCGCGCTGGTTGGCCAGCATTACCTGAACGACGGCGGGTCGATCACGCTGACCTCAGGCATCGCTGTCGATGATCCGATTGCGCAGGGCTCCAATGCCGCAGCGTCGAACGCTGGGATTGAAGGGTTCGTGCGTGCTGCTGCGTGCGATCTGTCACGAGGCATCCGCATCAACGCAGTTAGTCCGACAGTGCTGACGGAATCGATGGACCGGTTTGGTCCGTACTTTCCTGGCTACGAAAGCGTGCCGGCGACGCGTGTAGCAATGGCCTATCGACGCAGCGTTGAAGGCGTGCAGAGCGGTCGCGTATATCGGGTTGGACATTGA